Proteins from a genomic interval of Fuerstiella sp.:
- a CDS encoding 3-deoxy-D-manno-octulosonic acid transferase has translation MTRLLKLLNIVYTGLLILLAPVILWRMLRHGRYRRGLQQKLLGRLPKLNGSQPVVWFHAVSVGEVLQLRKIVTDFRDATQNCCQVLITTSTDSGYDLAVRRFSDCTVSWFPLDFSWAVNQALARVQPDLVVLAELEFWPGFLNACRLRRIKTAVINARMSDRSYRGYSRVKPLIQPLMRHFSVVATQTQEYAQRLIALGTRPPCTVVTGSVKFDGVNTDRSNADTLALRKLFCLSDTETVLIAGSTQSPEEEMVIDAWRKLRSEYPGVRLILVPRHQERFNAVAELLSRRNLKYVRRTMLDDSRPRVPSDAVILMDTIGELGVCWGLSDVAYVGGSFGTRGGQNMLEPAAYGAAVLFGPNTWNFRDIVRMLISSDAAIEVTSTDDFETQVRQLLFDVRRRTELGAAARQLVLSQKGAIPHTVRLILKTLEAPDYERHSDHDSRGVAA, from the coding sequence ATGACCAGGCTACTGAAGCTACTGAACATTGTTTATACCGGTTTGCTTATACTTCTGGCGCCTGTGATTTTGTGGCGAATGCTGCGGCACGGTCGATACCGTCGGGGCCTGCAGCAAAAACTGCTCGGTCGACTGCCGAAACTCAATGGATCGCAACCGGTCGTCTGGTTTCATGCCGTCAGTGTTGGAGAGGTTCTTCAACTTCGAAAAATCGTCACGGACTTCCGTGATGCAACGCAGAACTGTTGTCAAGTTCTGATCACCACGTCGACCGACAGCGGGTATGACTTGGCAGTCAGGCGGTTTTCTGATTGTACTGTGAGCTGGTTTCCACTCGACTTTTCATGGGCCGTCAACCAGGCACTGGCCCGCGTGCAGCCCGATTTAGTGGTGCTGGCGGAGCTTGAATTCTGGCCCGGGTTTTTGAATGCCTGCCGACTAAGAAGAATAAAAACTGCGGTGATCAACGCACGTATGAGCGATCGCAGCTATCGGGGTTATTCACGGGTGAAGCCACTGATTCAGCCTCTGATGCGTCATTTCTCTGTTGTTGCGACTCAAACACAGGAATATGCTCAGCGATTGATTGCTCTCGGCACTCGTCCACCGTGTACTGTGGTGACTGGTTCCGTGAAATTTGACGGTGTTAATACGGATCGATCGAATGCAGACACACTCGCACTTCGGAAGTTGTTCTGTCTGAGTGATACAGAAACTGTACTGATCGCCGGCAGCACGCAGTCTCCCGAGGAGGAAATGGTGATTGACGCGTGGCGGAAGTTGCGGTCTGAGTATCCGGGAGTTCGACTGATCCTGGTTCCCCGGCATCAGGAGCGATTTAATGCCGTGGCGGAATTGCTGTCTCGCAGAAATCTGAAGTACGTTCGGCGCACAATGCTTGATGATTCCCGACCGCGTGTGCCGTCAGATGCTGTGATTCTAATGGATACGATTGGTGAACTGGGAGTCTGCTGGGGTCTGAGCGACGTGGCATATGTCGGGGGCAGCTTTGGAACGCGGGGAGGCCAGAACATGCTGGAGCCCGCGGCATACGGTGCAGCTGTGTTGTTTGGTCCAAATACGTGGAATTTTCGGGATATTGTGCGGATGCTGATTTCCAGTGACGCAGCCATTGAGGTTACTTCTACGGATGATTTTGAGACGCAGGTCCGGCAACTGCTGTTTGACGTCCGCCGCAGGACTGAACTGGGGGCAGCGGCCCGCCAGCTGGTTCTTTCGCAGAAAGGGGCAATTCCACACACGGTGCGTCTGATTCTGAAGACACTGGAGGCCCCTGATTACGAACGTCACTCTGATCACGACAGTCGTGGTGTGGCTGCCTGA
- the secA gene encoding preprotein translocase subunit SecA — MELLEKVGDFFTAATTKFERGITNLFGSSNERRIRQLGFVRDKQGNTSVAPGSLLERVASLEPEWQKKSDDELRQTASLFRARLRAGETLDDLMPEAFAAVRESGVRFLKMRHYDVQIIGGYILHNGMISEMVTGEGKTLVATLSTFLNALAGKVHVITVNDYLARRDMEWMGPVHLNLGLTIGAIQSEMGPQERQKHYACDITYGTSNQFGFDYLRDNMKPHSSLQVQGALDYAIVDEIDNILIDEARTPLIISGPAHDNLDKYPKANSIAKQLRRDVDFEVKEKEHTCHLTEEGVRRAEELAGVESFYTAGNMEWPHLLDNALRAHHLFKRDVTYVVERNEIVIVDENTGRKMEGRQWSDGLHQAVEAKEGVKVKEESQTLATITLQNYFRLYKKLAGMTGTAMTEAEEFWKIYQLDVVAIPPNRHMHRINYPDNIYGTEKEKWGAVVEEIEEHHQIGRPVLVGTTSIETSELVSNRLTKRGVKHNVLNAKQHQREAEIVAQAGRKGAVTIATNMAGRGTDIILGGNPEHTAWEELSRTYESRLDVPKSEWDELTEKIAENEGMKKEAEEVLDLGGLHVVGTERHDSRRIDLQLRGRAGRQGDAGSSRFFISLDDKLMRLFAGDFVKRIMQMAGLTEGEPIVSPMVTRRVEGAQKKIEERHFDQRKNLLEYDEVMDEQRKRTYSWRQRILDGADCREQFIEMMDEQIVKMVNQFLESGYRETSIAAWADQRLHVELDSSDVRGMTKDQLVSFLKSEADRQADALIMDQLEINLPDDEELHSQWNWLAMSKWANHQYGLNLNERDLKKVGRDGLHEYLYQQATKSFDRWELKDLDDLLDPAFEAKSLCGWASHHFALSLDDNELKPMEPPEIEELLRKLVRKQYDEKEVSFPVSVGLSKFLSGDGQRGEKYNRESLARWAGTRFKRHFDPQQWSSMSSDQIEELMLETSRDYLEARPDSRQVEAKVLELLPDSSNDSAVVTPEQAKAVADWASEDINWTVDVEKIQELKPAEARSEFLQGIERTFRPELQQTERSILLEFIDTAWKDHLYFMGHLKQGVSFAGYAQKDPKTEYKREGRKAYNAMWERVAEQATQMIFRLEQESPAFVGSLWEVTATQHDIAPPDEESGDQYENSGPEPGEPDKAVDPIVNKSPKIGRNDPCPCQSGKKYKKCCGK; from the coding sequence ATGGAACTGCTCGAAAAGGTTGGCGATTTTTTTACAGCCGCCACCACGAAATTCGAACGCGGCATCACCAATTTGTTTGGGTCGTCGAATGAACGGCGGATCAGGCAGCTGGGCTTTGTCCGTGATAAGCAGGGTAACACGTCTGTGGCTCCCGGATCGTTGCTGGAACGAGTTGCTTCGCTCGAACCCGAATGGCAAAAAAAGTCAGATGACGAACTCAGACAGACGGCAAGTTTGTTTCGGGCCCGTCTTCGTGCCGGGGAGACACTCGACGATTTGATGCCCGAAGCGTTTGCGGCTGTTCGGGAATCTGGAGTCCGGTTTTTGAAGATGCGGCATTACGATGTGCAGATCATCGGAGGCTACATTCTGCACAACGGAATGATTTCTGAAATGGTGACCGGTGAAGGCAAGACACTGGTTGCCACTCTTTCAACATTCCTGAACGCACTTGCCGGTAAAGTTCATGTGATCACCGTGAATGACTACCTCGCCCGCCGTGATATGGAATGGATGGGGCCGGTTCATCTGAATCTCGGGCTGACGATCGGTGCGATTCAGTCTGAGATGGGGCCTCAGGAACGCCAAAAACACTACGCGTGCGACATTACCTATGGTACGAGTAACCAGTTTGGCTTCGATTACCTGCGCGACAACATGAAGCCGCACAGCAGTTTGCAGGTCCAGGGAGCACTTGACTACGCCATCGTCGACGAAATTGACAATATCCTGATCGACGAAGCCCGAACTCCGCTGATCATTTCCGGTCCGGCTCATGACAACCTGGACAAATACCCCAAGGCGAACTCCATCGCCAAACAACTTCGTCGGGATGTGGACTTTGAAGTCAAGGAAAAGGAACACACCTGCCACCTGACCGAAGAGGGTGTGCGTCGCGCGGAAGAACTGGCCGGAGTCGAGAGCTTTTACACCGCAGGCAATATGGAATGGCCGCATCTGCTGGATAATGCACTTCGCGCACATCACCTGTTCAAACGTGACGTGACGTACGTGGTGGAACGTAACGAAATCGTCATTGTGGACGAGAACACCGGCCGCAAAATGGAAGGCCGCCAGTGGAGTGACGGTCTGCATCAGGCGGTCGAAGCCAAGGAAGGTGTGAAGGTCAAAGAAGAATCGCAGACGCTGGCCACGATTACTCTGCAGAATTACTTCCGGCTTTATAAAAAGCTGGCAGGCATGACCGGTACGGCAATGACCGAAGCAGAGGAGTTCTGGAAGATCTACCAGCTGGATGTTGTTGCGATTCCTCCCAACCGACATATGCACAGGATCAACTACCCGGACAATATCTACGGTACGGAAAAGGAAAAATGGGGAGCTGTCGTTGAGGAAATTGAGGAACATCATCAGATCGGTCGGCCTGTGCTGGTGGGGACGACTTCCATTGAGACATCAGAACTCGTCAGTAACCGGCTGACTAAACGAGGTGTCAAACACAACGTGCTGAATGCGAAACAGCATCAGCGTGAGGCTGAAATTGTGGCTCAGGCCGGTCGAAAAGGGGCCGTGACAATCGCGACCAATATGGCCGGTCGCGGGACCGACATCATCCTGGGCGGGAACCCGGAACACACCGCCTGGGAAGAACTCAGCAGGACCTACGAGTCTCGTCTGGACGTGCCGAAATCGGAATGGGATGAGCTGACGGAAAAAATTGCTGAAAACGAAGGAATGAAGAAGGAAGCCGAAGAAGTTCTTGACCTGGGCGGTCTGCATGTTGTCGGAACAGAACGACATGATTCCCGACGGATTGACCTTCAGCTTCGTGGTCGTGCCGGACGACAGGGGGATGCCGGATCCAGTCGATTCTTCATTTCACTTGACGACAAACTCATGCGATTGTTTGCCGGTGATTTTGTCAAACGCATTATGCAGATGGCAGGGTTGACGGAAGGTGAGCCCATCGTCAGTCCGATGGTCACGCGACGGGTGGAAGGGGCACAAAAGAAGATCGAAGAACGTCATTTTGACCAGCGCAAGAATCTGCTGGAATACGACGAGGTAATGGACGAACAGCGTAAACGTACGTATTCCTGGCGTCAAAGAATCCTGGATGGTGCCGACTGTCGAGAGCAGTTCATCGAAATGATGGACGAACAGATTGTCAAGATGGTGAATCAGTTCCTGGAAAGCGGCTATCGTGAAACATCAATCGCGGCCTGGGCAGATCAGAGGCTGCATGTGGAGCTGGACAGTTCAGACGTTCGTGGCATGACCAAAGACCAGCTGGTCAGCTTCCTTAAATCGGAAGCTGACCGTCAGGCTGATGCTTTGATTATGGATCAGCTGGAAATCAACCTGCCCGATGATGAAGAACTTCATAGTCAGTGGAACTGGTTGGCGATGTCGAAATGGGCAAACCATCAATACGGTTTGAATCTGAATGAACGTGATCTCAAAAAGGTTGGTCGTGATGGATTGCACGAATATCTGTACCAGCAGGCAACCAAATCGTTCGATCGCTGGGAACTGAAGGACCTGGACGACCTGCTGGATCCTGCATTCGAGGCGAAATCACTCTGCGGCTGGGCATCTCATCATTTCGCACTCTCGCTTGATGACAATGAGTTGAAACCCATGGAACCTCCGGAGATCGAAGAACTGCTCCGGAAATTGGTTCGGAAACAATACGACGAGAAGGAAGTGTCCTTTCCGGTCAGTGTTGGTCTCAGCAAGTTCCTGTCCGGCGATGGACAGCGCGGCGAAAAATACAACCGTGAATCTCTGGCGCGATGGGCCGGTACGCGTTTCAAACGCCACTTTGATCCTCAGCAGTGGTCATCGATGTCCAGTGATCAAATTGAAGAATTGATGCTGGAGACCAGTCGGGACTACCTGGAAGCTCGACCGGATTCCCGTCAGGTTGAAGCCAAAGTGCTGGAGTTGCTGCCGGACTCGTCGAATGATTCTGCTGTGGTGACACCTGAACAGGCCAAAGCTGTGGCGGACTGGGCCTCGGAAGATATCAACTGGACGGTGGATGTTGAAAAGATTCAGGAACTGAAGCCGGCTGAAGCCCGGTCAGAGTTTCTGCAGGGAATCGAACGGACGTTTCGTCCCGAGTTGCAGCAGACAGAGCGTTCGATCCTGCTTGAGTTCATCGACACAGCCTGGAAGGACCATCTGTACTTTATGGGGCATCTGAAGCAGGGTGTCAGTTTTGCCGGTTACGCACAAAAAGATCCAAAGACGGAATACAAGCGAGAAGGCCGAAAAGCATATAACGCCATGTGGGAACGCGTGGCTGAACAGGCGACTCAGATGATCTTTCGTCTGGAGCAGGAGAGTCCGGCGTTTGTCGGCTCCCTTTGGGAGGTCACAGCGACCCAACATGACATTGCACCGCCGGATGAGGAATCCGGTGATCAGTATGAAAACAGTGGACCGGAACCTGGCGAACCTGACAAAGCGGTCGACCCTATCGTCAACAAGAGTCCTAAGATTGGGCGCAACGATCCCTGTCCGTGTCAAAGTGGTAAGAAATACAAAAAATGCTGCGGAAAATAG
- a CDS encoding peroxiredoxin, translated as MCSAADLKSGDDAPPFELTGSDGKTYRLSDFKDSKAVVIAWYPKAFTGGUTKECLSFRENGRAIKEFKVAYFTASCDSVEKNTAFAKELKLDYPILSDPGRGVAKAYGVVHEGRNFPERWTFIIGEDGKLKHIDKKVNAAGHGKDIAAKLAELKIPKQ; from the coding sequence ATGTGCAGTGCGGCTGACTTGAAATCCGGAGACGATGCTCCGCCTTTCGAACTCACCGGCAGTGATGGAAAAACCTACAGGCTTTCTGACTTTAAGGACAGCAAAGCGGTGGTGATTGCATGGTATCCCAAAGCGTTTACCGGCGGATGAACGAAAGAATGTCTGTCGTTCCGTGAGAACGGCCGTGCCATTAAGGAATTCAAAGTCGCCTATTTCACCGCGAGTTGTGACAGTGTTGAAAAGAATACGGCGTTCGCAAAAGAGTTGAAGCTTGATTACCCGATTCTCAGCGACCCCGGTCGGGGGGTTGCCAAAGCTTATGGAGTTGTTCATGAGGGACGGAACTTTCCCGAACGATGGACATTTATCATTGGGGAGGATGGAAAGCTCAAACATATAGACAAAAAGGTGAACGCTGCCGGTCATGGCAAAGACATTGCCGCAAAGCTGGCAGAACTGAAGATTCCGAAGCAATAA
- a CDS encoding PQQ-like beta-propeller repeat protein gives MSHLPSQNQVLCVVLILICIDARADWPQWGGPQRDFQVPDVHLQKTWPTTGPAQLWRRPLGDGFSSISITGQQLITMYRANDREHIVSLDAPTGETIWDHEYSVRFLEGSNVEEFGPGPLSTPLITGEHVCTVGVTGILHCLVTDTGAIVWKRDLLRDLKGTNLYRGYSASPIAWGDTIILPVGGTGRGLVAFRVRDGSIAWQRHDFAISHVSPILIRTKGQDQLVVVAEKLIAGFDPATGNMLWQQAHPIAGGSVSSTPVCGDDGRLFFSAAYGAGSRCVQLETDTAGTSVKQVWHNTHMRVHHSNVIRVGDVVYGTSGDFSALLFTALDLNSGEVLWRQRRLGRANCIYADGKFIVLQEDGTLMLATMTAEDLTIHSTVKLFDELAWTCPTLDDKRLYIRNREKIMALVLP, from the coding sequence ATGAGTCATCTGCCCTCTCAGAACCAAGTCCTGTGCGTGGTGTTAATCCTAATCTGCATCGACGCCAGAGCTGACTGGCCTCAGTGGGGTGGCCCACAGCGAGACTTTCAGGTTCCGGACGTCCATCTTCAGAAAACGTGGCCGACAACGGGACCCGCACAATTGTGGCGACGGCCCCTGGGTGATGGTTTCTCCAGTATCAGCATCACCGGTCAACAACTCATAACGATGTATCGGGCCAACGACCGTGAACACATCGTCTCGCTGGATGCACCAACAGGCGAAACGATCTGGGACCACGAATACAGTGTTCGTTTCCTGGAAGGCTCGAATGTGGAAGAATTCGGTCCTGGACCTCTGTCGACACCTCTGATCACAGGAGAACACGTTTGTACAGTCGGAGTCACCGGTATCCTGCACTGCCTTGTGACTGATACCGGAGCAATTGTCTGGAAGAGAGATCTTTTGCGGGACTTGAAAGGAACAAATCTGTATCGGGGATATTCTGCCAGCCCGATCGCATGGGGAGACACCATCATCCTGCCGGTGGGCGGGACCGGTCGTGGACTGGTTGCGTTTCGAGTTCGTGACGGCTCGATCGCCTGGCAACGACACGATTTTGCAATTTCACACGTATCGCCGATTCTGATTCGTACGAAGGGGCAGGATCAACTGGTCGTTGTGGCCGAGAAGCTTATTGCCGGATTTGATCCTGCGACCGGCAACATGCTGTGGCAGCAGGCACATCCGATCGCAGGTGGCTCTGTTTCCAGCACACCGGTCTGCGGCGATGATGGTCGTTTATTTTTCTCAGCGGCTTACGGTGCCGGCAGTCGCTGTGTGCAGCTTGAAACGGACACCGCTGGGACATCGGTCAAACAAGTCTGGCATAACACACACATGCGTGTGCATCACAGCAATGTGATTCGTGTCGGTGACGTGGTTTACGGCACCAGCGGCGATTTTTCGGCACTTCTGTTCACCGCGCTGGATCTCAATTCAGGTGAAGTCCTGTGGCGACAACGCCGACTGGGTCGAGCCAACTGCATTTACGCAGACGGAAAATTCATAGTCCTGCAGGAAGATGGCACACTGATGCTGGCCACAATGACAGCGGAGGACCTGACCATCCATTCGACGGTGAAGTTGTTCGACGAACTTGCCTGGACATGCCCGACCCTTGACGACAAAAGGTTATACATTCGAAACCGTGAGAAAATTATGGCGCTGGTATTGCCGTAA
- a CDS encoding exo-alpha-sialidase yields MQFLLNKTSPTGWMCVVGLTLGLPAATDTSPATAPNSLGYQVHLTTVTGGWNGKKCWVHSRAGSIPPQSPGNPTDTPIVVITTQKLRITGSDIFDGLNEFRTDNLGATWSGPVPHAALDRRPMSDNLEAAPCDFTPQWHAHSGRLLGTGKTFWYRDDEHFRGPPSDAVYAVYDAAKHSWSPWARVNLPDRPQFRNCSAGCAQRFDLPNGDILLPVYFRPTPTNVHQQVTVVRCTFDGQTLSYLEHGKEIEIPDKQGRHRGFSEPSLTKFGNRFFLTLRSDYRGYVTTSNDGISFAPPKRWRFDDGAELGSYNTQQHWVVHSDALYLAYTRRGADNDHIFRHRAPVFMARVDPERLVVLRASERIVIPETGTRMGNFGIVHVSPAESWIITTEWMQPHRPDLWTKYGTDNRIFCARIQWVSPNRLTP; encoded by the coding sequence GTGCAGTTTCTTTTGAACAAAACTTCGCCAACCGGATGGATGTGCGTTGTGGGTCTGACTCTGGGACTGCCGGCGGCCACCGATACATCACCAGCCACCGCCCCAAACAGCCTCGGCTACCAAGTCCACCTAACCACGGTCACGGGCGGTTGGAATGGCAAAAAATGCTGGGTCCACTCCCGAGCCGGATCCATTCCACCACAGTCGCCAGGCAATCCGACTGACACTCCGATCGTCGTTATCACAACTCAAAAGCTGCGGATCACCGGCAGCGACATCTTCGACGGTCTCAACGAATTTCGCACGGACAACCTGGGAGCGACGTGGTCCGGTCCCGTGCCTCACGCAGCACTCGACCGCAGGCCCATGAGTGACAACCTGGAAGCGGCCCCCTGTGATTTCACTCCACAATGGCACGCGCACAGCGGCAGACTGCTGGGCACAGGCAAAACGTTCTGGTACAGGGATGACGAACATTTTCGCGGCCCGCCCAGTGACGCAGTGTATGCGGTGTACGATGCGGCCAAACACAGCTGGTCGCCCTGGGCCCGTGTCAATCTTCCCGATCGGCCACAATTCAGAAACTGTTCGGCCGGCTGCGCCCAACGATTCGACCTGCCAAACGGTGATATTCTGCTGCCGGTTTACTTCCGTCCGACCCCCACCAACGTCCATCAACAGGTGACCGTGGTCCGCTGTACATTCGACGGCCAAACACTCAGCTATCTTGAACATGGCAAGGAGATTGAAATTCCGGACAAACAGGGCAGGCACCGGGGATTTTCCGAACCGTCACTCACCAAATTTGGGAACCGTTTTTTTCTGACACTGCGGTCTGATTACCGTGGCTATGTCACCACAAGCAATGATGGAATATCGTTCGCCCCTCCCAAACGCTGGCGGTTCGATGACGGCGCTGAACTCGGCAGCTATAATACTCAGCAACACTGGGTGGTTCACTCCGACGCCCTGTACCTCGCATACACCCGCCGCGGCGCCGACAATGACCATATTTTCCGTCATCGGGCACCGGTGTTCATGGCCCGAGTCGATCCGGAGCGATTAGTGGTGCTGCGGGCTTCCGAACGGATTGTGATTCCTGAAACAGGAACGCGCATGGGCAACTTCGGCATCGTTCATGTCAGTCCCGCCGAATCCTGGATCATCACCACCGAATGGATGCAGCCGCATCGCCCAGATCTGTGGACGAAGTACGGTACCGACAATCGTATTTTCTGTGCCCGGATCCAATGGGTAAGCCCCAACAGACTCACTCCTTAG
- a CDS encoding nicotinate phosphoribosyltransferase produces the protein MRQLYQHSFELLTDLYQLTMAYGYWKSGSTDKQAVFHLFFRRNPFEGGYAVASGLEFVVQMLQEYRFRDDDLAYLAHLKGNDDQPLFETAFLEELRTMPFQCDIDAVPEGTVVFPHEPLLRVIGPIMQCQLLETALLNIFNFQTLIATKASRVCLAAGDDPVLEFGLRRAQGIDGALTASRAAYIGGCAATSNVLAGKLFGIPVKGTHAHSWIMSFDTEPEAFDAYAAAMPNNCVFLVDTYNTIDGVRNAVDVGNRLRRRGYQMAGIRLDSGDLSSLSRTARQILDEAGFEQAAIVASNDLDEALISSLKQQGAAINVWGVGTRLVTGDGQPALGGVYKLAAIREPGNNWSYRVKLSEQAAKSSTPGVLQIRRFRNGSGATADMIYNQAQDTPVDRRIIEVDDSTQSHPIDDSDTWTDLLLPIFRQGQCVYDLPDIAAIRKYRAGQLNDFHADVKRNIHPHQYPVGLESGLHSLRRNLILEIRNTES, from the coding sequence ATGCGGCAGCTGTACCAACACTCTTTCGAGCTGCTAACCGATCTCTATCAGCTCACCATGGCATACGGCTACTGGAAATCAGGATCGACCGACAAACAAGCCGTGTTCCATCTGTTCTTTCGGCGCAATCCGTTTGAAGGTGGTTATGCGGTGGCAAGCGGTCTGGAGTTCGTGGTCCAGATGCTGCAGGAGTATCGATTTCGCGACGATGATCTCGCTTACCTCGCCCACCTCAAAGGAAACGACGACCAGCCGTTGTTCGAAACGGCGTTTCTGGAAGAACTGCGCACGATGCCGTTCCAGTGTGATATTGATGCGGTGCCCGAAGGCACTGTTGTCTTCCCTCACGAACCACTGCTCCGAGTGATCGGTCCAATCATGCAATGCCAGCTACTGGAGACGGCGCTGCTCAATATTTTCAATTTTCAAACTCTCATTGCGACCAAAGCATCCAGAGTCTGCCTTGCGGCTGGTGACGACCCGGTCCTGGAATTTGGGCTTAGGCGTGCTCAGGGTATTGACGGTGCTCTGACCGCAAGTCGTGCCGCTTATATTGGTGGGTGTGCAGCAACGTCGAATGTTCTGGCCGGTAAACTGTTTGGAATTCCTGTAAAAGGAACGCATGCACACAGCTGGATTATGTCATTCGACACTGAACCCGAAGCATTTGATGCCTATGCGGCGGCAATGCCCAATAACTGTGTGTTTCTCGTCGACACGTATAACACGATCGATGGAGTTCGAAATGCTGTTGATGTCGGCAACCGGCTGCGCCGGCGAGGATATCAGATGGCGGGAATTCGTCTGGATTCCGGCGATTTATCCTCGCTCAGCCGTACGGCGCGGCAAATTCTCGACGAAGCCGGATTTGAACAGGCGGCAATAGTGGCCAGCAACGACCTTGATGAAGCACTGATTTCAAGCCTGAAACAGCAGGGCGCTGCCATCAATGTCTGGGGAGTGGGTACCAGGCTGGTGACCGGAGACGGTCAGCCGGCTCTGGGTGGTGTGTACAAGCTCGCAGCCATTCGTGAACCCGGTAACAACTGGTCTTATCGGGTTAAGTTGTCCGAACAGGCTGCCAAGTCCTCAACGCCCGGCGTTTTACAGATACGCAGGTTCAGGAACGGCAGCGGAGCAACCGCTGACATGATTTATAACCAGGCCCAGGACACTCCTGTCGATCGCCGTATCATCGAAGTGGATGATTCAACTCAAAGCCACCCGATTGACGACAGCGACACATGGACCGATCTTCTGTTACCAATCTTTCGCCAGGGACAATGTGTGTATGACTTGCCGGATATTGCTGCAATCCGCAAGTATCGTGCCGGACAATTGAACGACTTTCACGCCGACGTCAAACGAAATATTCATCCGCATCAATACCCCGTTGGCCTTGAGTCGGGTCTCCACTCCCTGCGAAGAAATTTGATCCTGGAAATACGTAATACAGAATCATGA
- the pncA gene encoding bifunctional nicotinamidase/pyrazinamidase: MINSALILVDIQNDFLPGGALEVPGGDEVLPVANLLIARFDLVVATQDWHPQHHGSFASQHPGHEVGESVELAGQQQILWPDHCIQETFGAEFAPGLNTERIRHIFPKGTDPLIDSYSGFFDNGHRRATGLAGFLEGKEIRQVVIAGLATDYCVKFTAMDAVALGFETVLVEDGCRGVNLSPDDTSQALQSMTEAGISLSDSRKLT, encoded by the coding sequence ATGATCAATTCTGCTCTGATTCTTGTCGACATTCAAAATGACTTCCTCCCGGGAGGTGCCCTGGAAGTGCCTGGCGGTGATGAGGTGCTCCCGGTTGCCAATCTGCTGATTGCCCGATTTGATCTGGTGGTGGCAACTCAGGACTGGCATCCGCAGCATCACGGTAGTTTTGCCAGTCAGCATCCCGGTCACGAGGTTGGCGAATCCGTTGAACTGGCCGGACAGCAGCAGATTCTTTGGCCCGACCATTGTATCCAGGAGACATTCGGGGCTGAATTTGCGCCGGGACTGAATACCGAACGGATCCGGCATATCTTTCCAAAGGGAACAGATCCTCTGATCGACAGCTATAGCGGTTTCTTCGATAATGGACACCGTCGGGCCACAGGACTGGCAGGTTTCCTTGAAGGAAAAGAAATTCGGCAGGTGGTGATTGCCGGACTGGCCACTGATTACTGCGTCAAGTTCACAGCGATGGACGCGGTGGCCCTGGGATTTGAAACCGTGCTGGTGGAAGATGGCTGCCGAGGCGTCAATCTCAGCCCGGACGACACTTCTCAGGCACTGCAATCGATGACTGAAGCCGGCATTTCCCTAAGTGACAGTCGCAAACTGACCTAA
- a CDS encoding NUDIX hydrolase, giving the protein MSEHKTITEGRFLRFVDIDGWEFVQRTGSSGVVCIVAVTAERQVLLVEQFRPALNANVIELPAGLAGDLDDSEESFETAARRELMEETGYEAEEWTHLCRIVSSAGLTDEVVTVFRAHHLRKTGPGGGDENESIVVHEVDLDSLQMWLDDAASNGRYIDSRVYGTATFLEM; this is encoded by the coding sequence TTGTCTGAACACAAAACAATCACGGAAGGTCGATTTCTGCGATTCGTGGATATTGACGGCTGGGAATTTGTGCAGCGCACCGGTTCGTCCGGAGTCGTGTGTATTGTGGCGGTCACAGCTGAGCGACAGGTTCTGCTGGTGGAGCAGTTTCGCCCGGCACTCAATGCAAATGTGATTGAACTTCCTGCAGGACTTGCGGGTGACCTTGACGACTCTGAAGAATCATTTGAAACCGCCGCGCGACGTGAATTGATGGAAGAAACGGGTTACGAAGCAGAAGAGTGGACTCACCTGTGCCGGATCGTGTCTTCGGCGGGATTAACAGACGAAGTGGTCACGGTGTTTCGAGCGCACCATCTGCGTAAAACGGGACCGGGCGGAGGCGACGAAAATGAGTCCATCGTCGTCCATGAAGTCGATCTGGATTCACTGCAGATGTGGCTTGACGATGCGGCGTCTAACGGCAGGTACATTGATTCCCGCGTCTACGGAACCGCGACCTTCCTGGAAATGTAG